Within the Salvia hispanica cultivar TCC Black 2014 chromosome 4, UniMelb_Shisp_WGS_1.0, whole genome shotgun sequence genome, the region ctTGCAAAATCGTGGGTTTTTGTTCATGGTAGTGTTTCTTTTAGAGTTTAATGTAATGACTGAACAGTAGTTTGCAAAAGTTGATAATCACTTTATTGGATATTTGAATGCATTTTGCCTTTTTTGGAAGGGGAGTTTTCCCCAATTGAAAGTACATCATGTTTTCTTTTCCTACATTTTATATGGTTCTGATATGCATTTACTGATTCTTTGATGGATCAGGCAAGCAGAAGGGCTATCGGCATGATTTCGCCTGTTACAATGCTTTTGCTTACTTTCTGAATCGGGCAAATCACTTTCGGGCCGCTGATCAGGTGCCTGAATTGATGCATATGCAAGGGAAGCCACCTACTGAGAAACAATTTGAAATCTTGATTAGGATGCACGCTGATGCTAAAAGAGGTCTGAGGGTACACTATGtttatgagaaaatgaagaagttTGGTGTAAAACCACGAGTATTTTTGTATAACAGAATTATGGATGCATTAGTTAAGACTAACCATGTAGATTTAGCCATGTCAGTTTATAACGACTTCAAGGCGGATGGTTTGGTGGAAGAAAATATGACTTATATGATTTTGTGCAAGGGCTTATGTAAAGCTGGACAGATGGATGAAGTGTTTAGCCTTCTAGATAAGATGAGGAAGAATCTGTCCAAGCCAGATGTTTTTGCGTACACGGCTATGGTAAAGGTGTTGATCtcagaaaaaaatttggatgGTTGTTTAATGGTGTGGGAAGAGATGCTAAAGGATCGTGTTGATCCAGATGTCATGGCTTATACTACATTGGTCATGGCGCTTTGTAAAGGTAACCATGTTGACAAGGGTTACGAATTGTTTAAGGAGatgaaagagagaaattatttgatagaCAGGGCTGTTTATGGAACTCTGATTGAAGCATATGTAGTGGATGAGAGGGTGGGTTTAGCTTGTGGATTGCTCAAAGATTTATTGGAATCTGGGTACAGGGCAGATTTGGCAATATATAACTCCCTTATAAAAGGGTTGTGTACAGCAAAGAAGGTTGACAGAGCTTATAAGCTTTTCCATGTGACAGTTCGAGAAGATCTTCAACCAGATTTTGATACTGTTAATCCCATCTTAGTGTCTTATGCAGAGTCAAAAAGATTAAAAGAATTTTGTGAGTTTCTTGAGCAAATGCAGAAACTGGGGCTTTTTTCCACCGAGTATCTAGTCAAATTCTTTTCTGGTTTGGTTGAGAGGGAGGATGGTGTCGTGGTGGCTCTGGAAGTGTTTGAGTActtgaaaattcaaaagtgTATTACTGTTCCAGTCTACAATATACTTATGGAGGCCCTTTACAAGAATGGTGAGGAAAAGAAGGCATTGGTACTCTTCAATGAACTTAATGAACTTGGCATGGTACTCGACTCATCAACTTACAGTATtgcaattttatgttttgttgaaGTTGGAGATGTAAAAGAGGCTTGCGTTTGGTACAACAGGATGGTAAAAATATCATCTGTTCCTTCACTTGATGCTTATTCGTCTCTTGTTAATGGCCTCTCTCAAATGGGAGAGTTAGATGCTGCTATGTTGCTGATTCGTGACTGCTTGGCCAATGTGGAAAGTGGTCCATTGGAATTTAAGTACACTCTTACAATTATCCATGTTTGCAAGTCAAATGATGCCACAAAGGTAATTCAAGTTGTAAACGAAATGGTTGAACAAGGTTGTCCTCCAAATGTTGTTACATGTGCTGCTATTATTTATGGCATGTGCAA harbors:
- the LOC125185367 gene encoding pentatricopeptide repeat-containing protein At4g20740, with the protein product MKPPVPPTPVSKPYFFYGHRQPSQNRPTVRGGLFSNRQTLNPKKLGRPSEEPFDLQKWDPDHKANQTPFHVNDPSERFFFLAKNLSPIARYIVDAFRNHKYWTPELVADLNRLRRVTPKLVSEVLKFPDVDPRLSSKFFNWAGKQKGYRHDFACYNAFAYFLNRANHFRAADQVPELMHMQGKPPTEKQFEILIRMHADAKRGLRVHYVYEKMKKFGVKPRVFLYNRIMDALVKTNHVDLAMSVYNDFKADGLVEENMTYMILCKGLCKAGQMDEVFSLLDKMRKNLSKPDVFAYTAMVKVLISEKNLDGCLMVWEEMLKDRVDPDVMAYTTLVMALCKGNHVDKGYELFKEMKERNYLIDRAVYGTLIEAYVVDERVGLACGLLKDLLESGYRADLAIYNSLIKGLCTAKKVDRAYKLFHVTVREDLQPDFDTVNPILVSYAESKRLKEFCEFLEQMQKLGLFSTEYLVKFFSGLVEREDGVVVALEVFEYLKIQKCITVPVYNILMEALYKNGEEKKALVLFNELNELGMVLDSSTYSIAILCFVEVGDVKEACVWYNRMVKISSVPSLDAYSSLVNGLSQMGELDAAMLLIRDCLANVESGPLEFKYTLTIIHVCKSNDATKVIQVVNEMVEQGCPPNVVTCAAIIYGMCNHGTMEEARKVFSIMKDSKFLSEADAIVYDEMLGDHMKKTTAGLLLSGIRFFGLESKLKAKGCSVLSS